The Streptomyces sp. M92 nucleotide sequence GGCCCCGATGATCCCGACGGTGGTGCGCATCGGTCGTCCCTTCCATGGGTCGTGCGGCGTCGTCGCCCAGTCGTTCGCCTGGTGAAATTTCCTTCACTGAGCGCTGGGCTGAGTCTCCGGCCACGCTGCGCCGCTGTCAACGGTCCGCGGTGAATCACCGCGGACCGTCGCGGGAGTACCGGTCAGCCTCCGTACGGGCGGGCGGCGCGGCCCTCGCGGAGGGTCCGGCCCCACCATTCGAGTTGGTCCAGCAGGACGGCGGCGGCCTTGGCCGGACCGCCCTCGTCGAACGGGCGGCCGTCCTCGTCGAACTTCTCCCAGGCCATGGGGAACGAGACGGTGTCGCGCAGGGTGACCGTGTGCAGCTCGGCGAAGACCTGCCGCAGCTGCTCCACCGCCCGCGCGCCGCCGGCCATGCCGCCGTAGGAGACGAAGCCGACCGGCTTGGCGCGCCACTCGGCGTAGACGTGGTCGATGGCCAGCTTCAGGGAGGCCGGGTAGCCGTGGTTGTACTCGGGGGTGACGACCACGAAGCCGTCGAGCCCGCCGACACGCTCGGCGAGGCCTGGAGCGCCGGACGGCGCCCCGTCCTCACCCAGGGAGAGCTTCAGCTCCGCCGCGAGCGCCGGCTCGGACAGGTCGATGACGTGTACGTCCATGTCGTCGCGCCGGCCCGCCTCGGAGACGAACCACCGCGCGACGGTGTCGGCGAACCGGCCGGGCCGCACACTGCCGACGATCACGCCGATCTTCAGCGGGGACAGGGACACGGAAGGCAGGACGGACATGAGGGTTCCTCGTTTCGTGACGACCTCGGTGACGGCCTCGGTGACCGCCTGGAGAGGAACCTAGAAACTCAAGTTTGCTTGAGGTCAAACGCCGGTCCGCGCGCATTGCGGGAGAGTGCCCGGAGCCGGACTTGAACCGGCACGCCCGCGAAGGGGCAGCGAGGTTTAAGCTCGCCGTGTCTGCATTCCACCATCCGGGCAGGCCATGGGCTCCGCGTCGAGCGCCTTGAGCCTATCGGGGCACGCCCCTCGCGCAGGGGGCAGGCGGACCGATGTTGTCTTATTTTATTGGCGCCTGAGGGGTCATCAGCTCCGGGGCCGACCCATCCTCACTCGCCAACAGCCTTGCCCGTGGTGCCCGGCCACACATGCGGAATGACGGAATTTCACCGTCTCTTCAAGGGTGCCCGCCCCGTTACGGCGTCCCGCCGCGACGCCCGTCCGTGTCAACCGGCGGGTCGGGGTCGACCGTCATCCTCAGGTAGTACACGCGCCCTCGCCGTCCGACCGAAGTCGCCCCCAGGAACGGGAACAGCGGCTGACTACACGGCGCCCCGCGGCCGGAAGGATGGAGAACGTCCCCGAACACACGCCGTACCGACAGGAGCGCCCTTCCCGTGACCACCGCACCCTCCCCCGGGCTCCGCCCGGAAGGACCCCCAGCCGACCGGTCCACCACCGTGGCCGCGCGCGCCACGGAGCTGTCCAAGATCTACGGCCAGGGTGAGACCCAGGTGGTCGCCCTGGACCGGGTCTCCGTCGACTTCCGGCAGGCCGAGTTCACCGCGATCATGGGCCCCTCGGGCTCCGGCAAGTCCACGCTGATGCACTGCGTCGCCGGGCTGGACACCTTCTCCTCCGGCTCGGTGCGCATCGGCGACACCGAACTGGGCTCCCTGAAGGACAAGCAGCTGACCAAGCTGCGCCGCGACAAGATCGGCTTCATCTTCCAGGCGTTCAACCTGCTGCCGACGCTCACCGCCCTGGAGAACATCACCCTCCCGATGGACATCGCGGGCCGCAAGCCGGACAAGCAGTGGCTGGACTCCGTGATCCAGATGGTCGGCCTCTCCGGCCGGCTCGGTCACCGTCCCTCCCAGCTCTCCGGCGGTCAGCAGCAGCGCGTGGCCGTGGCCCGGGCGCTGGCCTCCCGGCCCGAGATCATCTTCGGTGACGAGCCGACCGGAAACCTCGACTCCCGCTCGGGCGCCGAGGTGCTGGGCTTCCTGCGCAACTCGGTGCGCGAGCTCGGGCAGACGGTCGTCATGGTGACCCACGACCCGGTGGCCGCGGCCTACGCGGACCGGGTGGTCTTCCTCGCGGACGGACGCATCGTCGACGAGGTGTACGGGCCGACGGCCGACTCGGTGCTGGACCGCATGAAGCGGTTCGACGCCAAGGGCCGTACCAGCTGACCCGTCCCCGCCCTCTCGTACTCACCTCCGGACAGAGAAGACCCATGTTCCGTACCGCCCTGCGCAACGTTCTCGCGCACAAGGCCAGGCTGTTGATGACCGTGCTCGCCGTGATGCTCGGTGTGGCGTTCGTGTCGGGCACCCTGGTCTTCACCAACACCATCTCCGACGCCCTGCAGAACAGCTCCGCCAAGGGCTTCGACCACGTCGACGTGGCCGTCACCCCCGAGTTCCAGGAGGCCGAGGGCGACAAGGTCGGCGAGCAGCCCGAGCTGACGCAGGCCCTCGTCGAGGACAGCGCCGGGGTGCCGGGCGCCGCCCACGCCATCGGCGTGGTCTCCGGCTTCACCGCGGTCGCCGACAAGGACGGCGACCTGATCGGCGACGGCTGGAGCACCAAGGGCGGCAACTACTGGGGCGAGAAGGACCCCCGGTACCCGCTGACCGACGGGCGCGCCCCCAAGGGCGAGGGCGAGATCCTCATCGACTCCAAGACCGCCGAGCGCACCGGCTACGGCGTCGGGGACACCGTGCGGATGTCCGTGGACGGCCCGGTCATCACGCCGAAGGTCGTCGGCGTCTTCACCACCGACGACGGCGGTGTCGCGGCCGGCGGCAGCCTCACCCTGTTCGACACGGCGACCGCGCAGAAGGTCTTCGGCAAGACGGGCGCGTACGACGAGATCGACGTCAAGGCGAAGGACGGCGTCACGCAGGCCGCGCTGAAGGCGGAGCTGGACAAGGCGCTGCCGAAGGGCCTGGTCGAGACCACCACCGCCCAGGAGCTGGCCGACGACCAGGCGGAGGCGATCGCCTCGTCGATGAGCGGCATGAAGCAGGGGCTGCTGGTCTTCGCCGGCATCGCGCTCTTCGTCGGCACCTTCATCATCGCCAACACCTTCACCATGCTGGTCGCCCAGCGCACCAAGGAACTCGCCCTGATGCGGGCGGTCGGCGCCTCCCGCCGGCAGGTGACGCGGTCGGTGCTGATCGAGGCGTTCGTGGTCGGCGTCGTCGCCGCGGTCACCGGCCTGCTCGCGGGCATCGGCATCGGGGCCGGGATGCGCGCCCTGATGGGCTCGATGGGCGAGGTCGTGCCCGACGGGCCGCTGGTGGTCTCGACCGGCACGATCGTCGCGGCCCTCGCGGTCGGCGTCCTGGTGACCATGCTGGCCGCCTGGCTGCCGGGCCGCCGGGCGGCGAAGATCCCGCCGGTCGCGGCGATGAGCAGCGTGCACGCGAAGGCGACGACCAAGTCGCTGGTGCTGCGCAACACGCTGGGCGCACTGGTCTCGGGCGCCGGCATCGCGGTCGTCCTCGCGGCGACCACCATGGGCGGCTCGGACGGGCAGGCCCCGATGGGTCTGGGCGCGGTGCTGCTGATCATCGGCGTGTTCATCCTGACGCCGCTGCTCTCCCGCCCGCTGATCGCCGCCGCCGCTCCGGTGCTGCGCGTGTTCGGCGTCTCCGGCAAGCTCGCCCGGCAGAACTCGGTGCGCAACCCGCGCCGCACCGCCGCCACCGCCTCCGCGCTGATGATCGGTCTGACGCTCATCACCGGCATGACCGTGATGGCCGGCAGCCTGCAGAAGTCGATCGACAAGATGGCGTCGGCGGCGATCAAGGCCGACTACGTGGTCTCCATGGCCAACGGCAACTGGCTCTCCCCGGACGTCGGCGAGAAGCTGGCCGGGACCGACGGCGTCACCGCCGTCAGCCCGCTGCGCAACTCCCCCGCCCGCATCGGCGGCGACACCGAGTACCTCACCGGCGTCAACGGCTCCACGATCACCGAGCTGACCGACCTGAAGGTCGAGCAGGGCGCGTTCGAGGTCGGCGGCACCGGGGTCGTCGTGGACGGCGAGACGGCGAAGGAGAACGGCTGGAAGGCCGGCTCGGACTTCACCGTCGCCTACGAGGACGGCGAGAAGCAGCGGCTCACCGTAGCGGGCGTCTACGAGGCCAACGAGATGCTGCGCGGCATCATGCTCGACAACTCCGTCCTCACCCCGCACCTGAGCGACCCGGTCGACATGCAGGTGATGGTGAAGATGTCCGACGGGGCCTCCGCGGCCGCCAAGGACAGCCTCCAGCAGGCGCTCGACACCAACCCGGCGATCAAGATCCAGGACAAGAAGGACATCTCCAACGAGATCGCCAAGATGTTCACGCTGATGCTGAACATGCTCTACGGCCTGCTGGCCATGGCGGTGATCGTGGCCGTCCTCGGTGTCATCAACACCCTGGCCATGTCGGTCTTCGAACGCTCCCAGGAGATCGGCATGCTGCGGGCCATCGGCCTGGACCGCAAGGGCATCAAGCGGATGGTCCGCCTGGAGTCCCTGGTGATCTCCCTGTTCGGCGGGGTGCTCGGCATCGGCCTGGGCGTGTTCTTCGGCTGGGCCGCCGGTGAGCTGATGGGCTCGACGATCGCGACGTACGAACTGGTCCTGCCCTGGGGACGGATGGGCGTGTTCCTGCTGCTGGCCGCCGTCGTGGGCGTCCTGGCCGCGCTGTGGCCGGCCCGGCGGGCGGCACGGCTGAACATGCTCCAGGCGATCAAGGCCGAGTAGGCCGAACAGGCCGAGCAGCTGGAGTGACGGTACGGCCGGGCAGCCGGCGCGTACGAGGAGGGCCCCGTTCCGTCCGGAGCGGGGCCCTTCGGCGTCGCGGGGGCCGGTCAGTGCCAGGTGCGGGCGCGCAGCGGCAGGCCGGAGCCGCCCGCCTCCGGGGTCTTCACCGCCAGGACCTGGTTGACGCCGATGCGGTTGCGCTCGAAGGAGAGCGCGCAGGCGGCCATGTACAGCCGCCACACCCGGGCCCGGCCGGGGCTGACCAGCCGGAGCGCCGCGGCCCACTCGGACTCCAGGTTGGCGACCCAGCGGCGCAGGGTGAGCGCGTAGTGCTCGCGGATCGACTCCACGTCGCGCACCTCGAACCCGGCACGCTCCAGCTGGGTCACGGTGGTGCCGAGCGGGGCCAGTTCGCCGTCGGGGAAGACGTAGGCGTCGATGAACTCGTCCACGTCGTAGGCCGACTCGTCCCGCTGGGGGCGCCGCGCGATCTGGTGGTTGAGCAGCCGCCCGCCGGGCCGCAGGAGCCGGTGGAGGTCGATGGCGTACTCCAGGTAGCGCTCGGCACCCACGTGCTCGGCCATGCCGATCGAGGAGATGGCGTCGTACGGCCCGTCGGCGACGTCCCGGTAGTCCTGGACGCGGATCTCCACCCGGTCGGTCAGGCCCTCGTCGGCGACGCGCTTGCGGGCGTAGGCGGCCTGCTCCTGGGAGAGGGTGACGCCGACGACGCTCACGCCGTGTTCGCGGGCCGCGTGGATCGCCATGGAGCCCCAGCCGCAGCCCACGTCGAGCAGGCGCAGGCCGGGCCGCAGGCCGAGCTTGCGGCTGACCAGTTCGAGCTTGTCGCGCTGGGCGTCCTCCAGCGTGCCGCCCTCGGCCTCCGGTGCCTGCCAGTAGGCGCAGGAGTAGACCATGGACGGGCCGAGGACGAGCTCGTAGAAGTCGTTGCCGACGTCGTAGTGGTGGCTGATGGCGCGTCGGTCGCTGCGCTTGGTGTGCAGGTGGCCGCGGGCCCGGCGGACCTCCTCCGGCGGCGGGGAGGGCGGCAGCGGCGGGCCGGCGAGCCTCACCAGGCCGCGCACGGCGGCCCTCACCTCGGGGTCGCGCAGCGCCCCGGCGAGCGTGCGGGCGTCCTCACCGCGCTCCCAGATCAAACCGGCCATCAGTTCGAGGGCGGTGTAGAGGTCTCCGTCGATGCCGAGGTCGCCGGCCACCCAGGCGCGGGCCAGGCCCAGTTCGCCCGGTTTGAACAGCAGCCGGCGCAGGGCCCGGCGGTTGCGGACGACGAGGACGGGGGCGCCCGGCGGGCCCGCCTGCGAACCGTCCCAGGCGCGGATACGCACCGGGAGGGGCGCTCCCAGCAACTGTTCGAAGAGGTTCTGCAGCCGCAGCGCGGCATCAGCCATGGCGTACCTCCGTGACGAGCGATCCCGGAATGTCCATCACCACGTAAACACCTGGGAGCCCGCCGTACAGTCCCCGGCGCGCGTTATGACTCGGCAAAATACTTGTACACACCACGAGTTCTGTCGCCGGGTGTGCGCGGGCAACGCGAAGGGGCCGCCCGCACCACGGATGGCGGGCGGCCCCTTCGGGGGACTGCTACGGCCGGCGGCGACCGGAGGTCAGGAGGCCTTGGCCTCGGTCTTAGCCGTCGGCTTGTCGCTCTGGTCGGCCTTCGGCGCGGCCGGAGCCGGCTTGGCGGCCTCGTAGAACTCCTCGCGCGGGGTCTCCATCGCGCCGAGGGAGACGACCTCGCGCTTGAGGAACATGCCGAGCGTCCAGTCCGCGAAGACGCGGATCTTGCGGTTCCAGGTCGGCATCGCAAGACCGTGGTAGCCGCGGTGCATGTACCAGGCGAGACGGCCCTTGAGCTTGATCTTCATCTTGCCCATGACGATCATCGCGACGCCCTTGTGCAGGCCGAGGCCCGCCACCGCGCCCTTGTTGGCGTGGCTGTACTCCTTCTGCGGGAAGCCCCGCATGCCGGAGACGACGTTGTCGCCGAGGACCTTGGCCTGGCGCAGCGCGTGCTGGGCGTTCGGCGGGCACCAGGCGTTCTCGTTGCCCGCCTTGCGGCCGACGAGGTCGGGCACCTGGGCGTTGTCGCCCGCGGCCCAGATGTAGTCGGTGCCCTGGACCTGGAGGGTGGGCGCGCAGTCGACGTGACCGCGGGGGCCCAGCGGCAGGCCGAAGCGGGACAGGGCAGGGTTCGGCTTGACGCCGGCCGTCCACACGATGGTGTTGGAGTCGACCTCGAGGCCGTTCTTCAGCACCACGTGGCCGTCGACGCAGGAGTCCATGGAGGTGGACAGGTAGACCTCGACGCCGCGGCCCTCGAGGTGCTCCTTGCCGTACTGGCCGAGCTTGGGGCCCACCTCGGGGAGGATCTTGTCGGCGGCGTCCACGAGGATGAAGCGCATGTCCTCGCGGGAGACGTTCTTGTAGTACTTGGCCGCGTCGCGGGCCATGTCCTCGACCTCACCGATGGTCTCCGCGCCGGCGAAGCCGCCGCCGACGAAGACGAAGGTGAGCGCCTTGCGGCGGATCTCCTCGTCGGTGGTGGAGTCGGCCTTGTCGAGCTGCTCCAGGACGTGGTTGCGCAGGCCGATGGACTCCTCGATGCCCTTCATGCCGATGCCCTGCTCGGCGAGGCCGGGGATCGGGAAGGTGCGGGAGACCGCGCCCATGGCGATGACCAGGTAGTCGAAGGGCAGCTCGTACGCCTCGCCCACCAGGGGGGCGATCGTGGCGACCTTGCGGTCCTGGTCGATGGTGGTGACCCGGCCGGTGAGGACCTCCGCCTTGGGAAGCACGCGCCGCAGGGGGACGACGACGTGCCGCGGGGAGATGTTGCCGGCGGCGGCTTCGGGGAGGAAGGGCTGGTAGGTCATGTACGACCGCGGGTCGACGACGGTGACGGTCGCCTCGCCGTAACGCATCTTCTTCTGGATGCGTCGAGCTGCGTACAGGCCTACGTACCCACCGCCTACTACGAGGATCCTGGGACGCTCCGTGGTGCTCATGCCATCGAGTATCCACCCGCCCCAGGGGGGTCGATCGTGCGCCCCTTCACAAGCTCATGTGAGGGCTGTGTTACCATTCGCCGCCCGAGTGACGGAGATCATGGCGAGCAGTGGAACCAGCGTGTACGGCACTCCGTTGTCAATGCCGCGTGAGCTGCTCCTCCGCATCGCCGGGGCCGGTGAACCAGTCCGCCCACGCCCCCCTCCGGGCCTCTGTCGGGACACCGTCCTGAACACGTTCAAAGGGCAGTTGAACCCCCAAAAGGGTCAGCGGGCGCACTTTCGCCGCCCGACCGGGCCCAATTCCTTGTGAAGAACTTCACGAACTTTCCCGACAGGACGTCACCGGAGGGCCCCGAAGGACCGCGAAAGGCCCCCCGGGAGCCGCTCAATCGTCGTCCGCACCGCTCAGACCGCGACCGCCGACGCCTGCGCTCACGCCCGCGTTCAGGCCCGCGCTCACGCCCGCGTTCAGGCCCGCATTCACGCCTGCGCCAGCGACCACGCGATGCCGTCGAGGATGTCGTGCTCGCTCACCACAACTTCCTCCGCGCCCGTCCGCTCCATGATCGCCAGCAGCACCAGCGCGCCCGCGCCGATCACGTCGACGCGCCCGGGGTGCATGGAGGGAACGGCCGCGCGCTCGGCGTGGGTGGAGCGCAGCAGCCAGTCGCTGATCTCCCGTACGCGCTCCAGCGAGACCCGGGAGTGGTGGATGGCGGCCGAGTCGTACTCCGGCAGTTCCTGCGCGATCGCGGAGACGGTCGTCACCGAACCGGCCAGCCCCACCAGGGTGCGCGCCTCGCGCAGCGGCACCGTCTGCTCGGCGAGGTCGAGGGCCGCCTCGATGTCGGCGCGCATCGCCGCGACCTGCACCCCGGTGGGCGGGTCGGTCACCGCGCCGTCGTGCACCAGGTGCCGCTCGGTCATCCGCACGCAGCCGACGTCCACGGAACGGGCGGCGCGCACGTGGTCCTCACCGACGACGAACTCGGTCGAGCCGCCGCCGATGTCGACGACCAGATAGGGCTTGTCGAGGTGGTCGCGGCCGGCCAGCTCCTTGGTGGCCCCGGTGAAGGAGAACTCGGCCTCCTGGTCGCCGGTGATGACCTCCGGCTCCACCCCGAGGATGTCCAGCACCCCGCGCACGAACACGTCCCGGTTCTCCGCGTCCCGGGAGGCGGAGGTGGCCACGAAGCGCAGCCGCTCGGCGCCGTGCTCCTTGATGACGGCGGCGTACTCGCGGCAGGCGGCGAAGGTCCGCTCCAGCGCCTCGGGCGCCAGCCGCCCGGTGCGGTCGACGCCCTGCCCGAGCCGCACGATGGTCATGCGGCGGTCGAGGTCGGTCAGCTCGCCCGTCTCCGGGTGCGCGTCGGCGACCAGCAGGCGGATGGAGTTCGTGCCGCAGTCGATGGCGGCGACCCGGGTCACTTGGCGTCCTCCCCGTCCGTCCCGTCCGTCCCGTCCGTCCCGGAAACCGTCACGCACGGTCCCTTGCGCCACCACTCGGGCAGCATCGCGATCGCCTCGTCGCCCAGCGGGTTGACGCCGGGACCGGCCGCCAGCGAGTGGGCGACCAGGACGTGCAGGCACTTCACGCGGTCCGGCATGCCGCCCGCGCTCGGGAAGCCGGTCAGCTCCTCGATCTCGTCGCGGCGCCGGATGTAGTCCTGGTGCGCGGCCCGGTAGGCGGCGGCCAGCTCCGGGTCGGCGGCCAGGCGCTCGGTCATCTCCTTCATCACGCCGTTCGCCTCCAGCGTGCCGATCGCGGAGGCCGCCTTCGGGCACGTCAGGTAGTACAGCGTGGGGAAGGGCGTGCCGTCGGGCAGCCGCGGCGCCGTCTCCACGACGTCCGGCTGGCCGCAGGGGCAGCGGTGGGCGATGGCGCGCAGGCCGCGCGGGGGGCGTCCGAGCTGCTGCTCGAACGCCTCGACGTCCGCGTCGGTGGGCTCGGTGCGCTCGGTGGTCGGCGGGGGAGTCTGCATGACTGTCTTCTGCTGGTCTTCCTGTTGAGTCACGGCCGGTGCGGTCGTTGCGCTGCCCGCACGGCTCACCGCCGGTCGGCGGCGGCGTCGGCCTTGTCGATGCCGTCCCACACGTTCCGGTACCAGGGACGGTCGGCGGCACCCGCCTCGGCGCGGGCCTGCCGGGCCGCGTCCGGGTCGACGACGATGAACCCCGTCTCCCCCGGCATCACGTAGTGCAGCCGCAGCCGGACCTGCTGCTCGGCGTAGGCGTCGTCCTGCCAGCGGGCCTTGAGGTCGCGCAGCTCCTCGACCCGCTCCCGGGTCTCCTGCTGCTGCCGCCGGAGGTCGGCGATCTCGGCGCGCTGGGCGACGTACTGCCGTATCGGGTAGGCGAGGGCGACGACGAGCGAGCAGAGCACCATCGCCAGCAGCGCGGCCCGGCCGGTCAGGCGGGAGCGGCGGGCCTGGCGCTTGGTCTGCGAGCGGTAGACCCGGGCCGCGGTCTGTTCCCCGATGATCCGGATCCTGGTCGCGGTGGAGAAACGGTCCCGGTCCTTCACCGCCATGTCTGTCCCCGCCTTCAGTCCACACGTGCGTACGTCCCCGCACACGGTACGGGACCGAGTACGGGGACGTACGTACGACGCTGCCTACAAGGGCGGTGCTCAGCCCTTGAAGCGGGGGAACGCGCTGCGGCCGGCGTACACCGCGGCGTCGTCGAGGATCTCCTCGATGCGCAGCAGCTGGTTGTACTTGGCGACGCGCTCGGAGCGGGCCGGGGCGCCGGTCTTGATCTGGCCGCAGTTGGTGGCGACGGCCAGGTCGGCGATGGTGACGTCCTCGGTCTCGCCGGAGCGGTGGGACATCATGCACTTGAAGCCGTTGCGCTGGGCCAGCTCCACGGCGTCCAGGGTCTCGGTCAGCGAACCGATCTGGTTGACCTTGACGAGGAGGGCGTTGGCGGCGTTCTCGTCGATGCCGCGGGCAAGGCGCTCCGGGTTGGTGACGAACAGGTCGTCGCCGACGAGCTGGACCTTGTCACCGAGCTTGTCGGTGATGGTCTTCCAGCCCTCCCAGTCGTCCTCGAACAGCGGGTCCTCGATGGAGACCAGCGGGTACGCGTCGACCAGCTCGGCGTAGTACTCGGTCATCTCGGCGGCGGAGCGCGTCTTGCCCTCGAAGGTGTAGGCGCCGTCCTTGTAGAACTCGGAGGCGGCCACGTCGAGCGCCAGGGCGATCTGCTCGCCGGGGGTGTAGCCGGCCTCCTTGATCGCCTCGAGGATGAGGTCGAGGGCCTCGCGGTTGGAGCCGAGGTTCGGGGCGAAGCCGCCCTCGTCGCCGAGGCCGGTGGCCAGGCCCTTGCTCTTCAGGACCTTCTTCAGGGTGTGGTAGACCTCGGCGCCCCAGCGCAGGGCCTCGGAGAAGGACTCCGCGCCGATCGGGGCGATCATGAACTCCTGGATGTCCACGTTGGAGTCGGCGTGCGAGCCGCCGTTCAGGATGTTCATCATCGGCACCGGCAGCAGGTGCGCGTTGGGGCCGCCCAGGTAGCGGAAGAGCGGCAGGTCGGACGCCTCGGAGGCGGCGTGGGCGACGGCGAGGGAGACGCCGAGGATGGCGTTGGCGCCCAGCGAGCCCTTGTTGTCGGTGGCGTCCAGGTCGAACATGGCCTGGTCGATCAGGCGCTGCTCGGTGGCGTCGTAGCCGACCAGCTCCGGGCCGATCTGCTCGATCACGGCGAGGACGGCCTTCTCGACGCCCTTGCCCAGGTAACGGCCGGCATCGCCGTCACGGAGTTCGATGGCCTCGAAGGCGCCGGTGGAGGCGCCGGAGGGAACGGCGGCACGACCCGTGCTGCCGTCGTCGAGGCCGACCTCGACCTCGACCGTGGGGTTGCCTCGGGAGTCCAGGATTTCCCGGGCTACGACGACGTCGATGGACGGCACGAGCATCTCCTTCTTCAATGTGACGCTTCGGTGTGACGCGCGGGTCCGAGGACCGCGGCGGCTCTGCGGGACCGAGCCTAACCGGCTCCGGGCGATCGGCCAGCCGATCGCCCACCCGCTGGACAGAACCGAGAGTAAATTGTTTCCGAACGGAACAAAGACGTTTCCGAAAATCCGTTCGGGATCACGGGTGATTCCGGGGCTGGATCCAGGGCTGGATCCAGGGCGCGAAAAACCCGCCCCGGTGCGTACGGGGGAACACGCACCGGGGCGGGAGTCACGGGGGCCGCCGCTTACTTCAGGTGCAGCTGCTGGCCCGGGTAGATCAGGTCGGCGTCGTCGACGATGTCGCCGTTCAGCTCGAACAGCTTCGCCCAGCCGCCCTTCACGTCGTGCTCCTCGGCGATCGAGCTGAGGGTGTCGCCCTTGACGACCTCGTACTCGCCGTCGCCCTTCTCGACCTTCTTGCCGGTCGGGGTGGTGACGGTCTTCTTCTCGGCGGGCTTGTCGGCCTTCGGCTCGGCGGCCGGACGCTCGTCGGAGCGGGAGGCCTTCTGCTCGGTGGAGCGCTCGGCGGTGGAGGCGCTGTCCTGGCTCTGCGAGGAGCCGCTGTCCTGGCTCTCGGAGCCGCCGCCGGTGTACGCGGCGTTCGACAGGCCGGTGCCGCAGACCGGCCAGGCACCCTTGCCCTGACCCGCGAGCACCTTCTCGGCGATCTCGATCTGCTGCGCCTTGGTCGCCTGGTCCGCGGTCGCGGCGTACTGCGTGCCGCCGTAGCCGGCCCAGGTGGAGGCGGAGAACTGCAGACCGCCGTAGTAACCGTTGCCGGTGTTGATGGACCAGTTGCCGCCGGACTCGCACTGCGCGACGGCGTCCCACTCGGACGCGGTGGCGGCGGAGGCGTTGCCGGCCGCCATCAGCGGGGCGGCGACGGCGGCACCGGTGACACCGGCGACGGCGACGATACGGGTGGCCTTGGACGGACGGCGGTGCTTGCCCTTGCCGGAAAACAGCATGGTTGATCCCCTCACCGACGCCTGCGAGGTGAGCTGTCGGGTTCGGGCCGGTTGAGTTGCCCGGCCGGGTCCCTCGCGGAACTCGGCTCCACCCCTAGCCGCTCCGGCTCAACTGCCCGGTGCGGCACTTACCTTGGTTCCCCCGCTCCTGCCTGCGGCGCTCGAAGCGACGACTGTTCCCGTGCGGCCGCTGGCAGGATTCGGCGTTGCGGCAGCCGGGGCCCGCGATGGCGAGCGGTCATGACCGTAGACACGCGCTCCGCGGATTTTCAAAGACGATCACGGCTTCTGAGACCTATCTCTCACGAGATCCAAAACGGACATAAAGTCTCTAACCGTGACGTGAACTCCCCCTACTTTTCGCCCGATTCGCCCGTGACCGTGAGCTTCTGACCGGGCAGGATGTGGTCCGGGTCGGAGCCGACGACGTCCTTGTTGCCGGCGTAGAGCGAACGCCACCCGCCGTCGAGGTCAAGGGAGTCGGCGATGCCCCAGAGACTGTCTCCGGAACGGACCGTGTAGGCGCCGTCCACGGCCTCCCGCGCCTCACCCTCACCGCGCGAGGCGTGCCGGCCCGAAGAGGCGTCCGCACGGCCGTCCGTACGGCCGCTCGCCGCACTCTCGTCGGCACTGTCGCCGCGGTGCCGCC carries:
- a CDS encoding Ppx/GppA phosphatase family protein → MTRVAAIDCGTNSIRLLVADAHPETGELTDLDRRMTIVRLGQGVDRTGRLAPEALERTFAACREYAAVIKEHGAERLRFVATSASRDAENRDVFVRGVLDILGVEPEVITGDQEAEFSFTGATKELAGRDHLDKPYLVVDIGGGSTEFVVGEDHVRAARSVDVGCVRMTERHLVHDGAVTDPPTGVQVAAMRADIEAALDLAEQTVPLREARTLVGLAGSVTTVSAIAQELPEYDSAAIHHSRVSLERVREISDWLLRSTHAERAAVPSMHPGRVDVIGAGALVLLAIMERTGAEEVVVSEHDILDGIAWSLAQA
- a CDS encoding DUF501 domain-containing protein, encoding MQTPPPTTERTEPTDADVEAFEQQLGRPPRGLRAIAHRCPCGQPDVVETAPRLPDGTPFPTLYYLTCPKAASAIGTLEANGVMKEMTERLAADPELAAAYRAAHQDYIRRRDEIEELTGFPSAGGMPDRVKCLHVLVAHSLAAGPGVNPLGDEAIAMLPEWWRKGPCVTVSGTDGTDGTDGEDAK
- a CDS encoding FtsB family cell division protein, translating into MAVKDRDRFSTATRIRIIGEQTAARVYRSQTKRQARRSRLTGRAALLAMVLCSLVVALAYPIRQYVAQRAEIADLRRQQQETRERVEELRDLKARWQDDAYAEQQVRLRLHYVMPGETGFIVVDPDAARQARAEAGAADRPWYRNVWDGIDKADAAADRR
- the eno gene encoding phosphopyruvate hydratase yields the protein MPSIDVVVAREILDSRGNPTVEVEVGLDDGSTGRAAVPSGASTGAFEAIELRDGDAGRYLGKGVEKAVLAVIEQIGPELVGYDATEQRLIDQAMFDLDATDNKGSLGANAILGVSLAVAHAASEASDLPLFRYLGGPNAHLLPVPMMNILNGGSHADSNVDIQEFMIAPIGAESFSEALRWGAEVYHTLKKVLKSKGLATGLGDEGGFAPNLGSNREALDLILEAIKEAGYTPGEQIALALDVAASEFYKDGAYTFEGKTRSAAEMTEYYAELVDAYPLVSIEDPLFEDDWEGWKTITDKLGDKVQLVGDDLFVTNPERLARGIDENAANALLVKVNQIGSLTETLDAVELAQRNGFKCMMSHRSGETEDVTIADLAVATNCGQIKTGAPARSERVAKYNQLLRIEEILDDAAVYAGRSAFPRFKG
- a CDS encoding LysM peptidoglycan-binding domain-containing protein, whose translation is MLFSGKGKHRRPSKATRIVAVAGVTGAAVAAPLMAAGNASAATASEWDAVAQCESGGNWSINTGNGYYGGLQFSASTWAGYGGTQYAATADQATKAQQIEIAEKVLAGQGKGAWPVCGTGLSNAAYTGGGSESQDSGSSQSQDSASTAERSTEQKASRSDERPAAEPKADKPAEKKTVTTPTGKKVEKGDGEYEVVKGDTLSSIAEEHDVKGGWAKLFELNGDIVDDADLIYPGQQLHLK